A genomic region of Camelus ferus isolate YT-003-E chromosome 11, BCGSAC_Cfer_1.0, whole genome shotgun sequence contains the following coding sequences:
- the LOC116667112 gene encoding 1-phosphatidylinositol 4,5-bisphosphate phosphodiesterase epsilon-1-like codes for MTSEEMAASVLRPVTQRKVIPAQSAVDESSDKVPDIRVPEAQRVRQSRETSHTISQLNRPTEESSGSNSPKILSVAREKIMSDENSNGKCWEKSMPDSVKNLNINCNNILKSHQLSLPQSTFYEPCDSITEEGLCLETGIPSSLERKVFPGIQLEIDGPPTGISPLGNQSAVIETGRAHPDGNMAVFHFHYDSDRTMSGTFCPLSDNLILDDCGNCVLPAVGGEQKKNYMAYTCKLMELANNCDNQNRQLQYEPCDPLNDKYLCFEASCPKADVVCSSDSFCREDFTDSPPAKTFLSHFEDFLDNCEDVEEELFKSKKERSTWLVRRFCKNDREVKKSVYTGTRAIVRTLPSGHIGLGAWGYIDQKRNGLFSPWGRITEQLSTVVIRQDGGRRLSEAQWCQLHD; via the coding sequence ATGACTTCTGAAGAAATGGCAGCTTCTGTTCTCAGACCTGTGACTCAGAGAAAAGTGATACCTGCTCAGTCGGCTGTCGATGAAAGTAGTGATAAGGTCCCAGACATCCGTGTTCCAGAGGCGCAGCGTgtcaggcagagcagagagacttCTCATACCATCTCACAACTCAACAGACCCACAGAAGAATCTTCTGGAAGCAACTCACCCAAGATTCTCTCAGTAGCAAGGGAGAAAATAATGAGTGATGAGAACAGTAATGGAAAGTGCTGGGAGAAAAGTATGCCAGACTCTGTGAAAAACCTTAACATTAACTGCAACAACATACTGAAAAGCCATCAGCTTAGCCTTCCTCAGAGCACCTTTTATGAACCGTGTGATTCTATCACAGAAGAAGGCCTGTGTTTGGAAACTGGAATCCCTTCTTCACTGGAAAGAAAGGTGTTCCCTGGAATTCAACTGGAAATAGACGGACCTCCCACGGGCATTAGTCCATTAGGAAATCAGTCGGCCGTCATAGAGACGGGCAGGGCACACCCTGACGGCAACATGGCAGTATTTCACTTTCATTATGACTCTGACAGGACAATGTCGGGCACTTTCTGTCCCCTATCAGATAACTTGATTTTGGATGATTGTGGAAACTGTGTACTGCCTGCTGTTGGTGgggagcaaaagaaaaattacatggcATATACTTGTAAACTGATGGAATTGGCAAATAACTGTGATAACCAGAATAGGCAGCTGCAGTATGAGCCTTGTGACCCCTTGAATGACAAGTACTTGTGCTTTGAAGCCTCTTGCCCAAAGGCCGATGTGGTATGTTCAAGTGACAGCTTTTGCAGGGAGGATTTTACTGACAGTCCACCTGCCAAGACCTTTCTGAGCCATTTCGAGGACTTCCTTGATAATTGTGAAGATGTAGAAGAAGagcttttcaaaagcaaaaaagagcGGTCCACTTGGTTAGTGAGGAGATTCTGTAAAAATGACAGGGAAGTTAAGAAATCTGTGTATACCGGGACAAGGGCAATTGTGAGAACTCTGCCCTCTGGTCACATTGGGCTGGGAGCTTGGGGTTACATTGATCAGAAGAGAAATGGTCTCTTCTCGCCTTGGGGGAGGATCACAGAACAGCTGTCAACGGTGGTGATTAGGCAAGATGGGGGCCGACGTCTGTCAGAAGCCCAGTGGTGTCAg